From Homo sapiens chromosome 17 genomic scaffold, GRCh38.p14 alternate locus group ALT_REF_LOCI_1 HSCHR17_7_CTG4, a single genomic window includes:
- the TBC1D3F gene encoding TBC1 domain family member 3F (The RefSeq protein has 1 frameshift compared to this genomic sequence), protein MDVVEVAGSWWAQEREDIIMKYEKGHRAGLPEDKGPKPFRSYNNNVDHLGIVHETELPPLTAREAKQIRREISRKSKWVDMLGDWEKYKSSRKLIDRAYKGMPMNIRGPMWSVLLNIEEMKLKNPGRYQIMKEKGKRSSEHIQRIDRDVSGTLRKHIFFRDRYGTKQRELLHILLAYEEYNPEVGYCRDLSHIAALFLLYLPEEDAFWALVQLLASERHSLQGFHSPNGGTVQGLQDQQEHVVATSQPKTMGHQDKKDLCGQCSPLGCLIRILIDGISLGLTLRLWDVYLVEGEQALMPITRIAFKVQQKRLTKTSRCGPWARFCNRFVDTWARDEDTVLKHLRASMKKLTRKKGDVPPPAKPEQGSSASRPVPASRGGKTLCKGDRQAPPGPPARFPRPIWSASPPRAPRSSTPCPGGAVREDTYPVGTQGVPSPALAQGGPQGSWRFLQWNSMPRLPTDLDVEGPWFRHYDFRQSCWVRAISQEDQLAPCWQAEHPAERVRSAFAAPSTDSDQGTPFRARDEQQCAPTSGPCLCGLHLESSQFPPGF, encoded by the exons ATGGACGTGGTAGAGGTCGCGGGTAGTTGGTGGGCACAAGAGCGAGAGGACATCATTATGAAATACGAAAAG GGACACCGAGCTGGGCTGCCAGAGGACAAGGGGCCTAAGCCTTTTCGAAGCTACAACAACAACGTCGATCATTTGGGGATTGTACA TGAGACGGAGCTGCCTCCTCTGACTGCGCGGGAGGCGAAG CAAATTCGGCGGGAGATCAGCCGAAAGAGCAAGTGGGTGGATATGCTGGGAGACTGGGAGAAATACAAAAGCAGCAGAAAG CTCATAGATCGAGCGTACAAGGGAATGCCCATGAACATCCGGGGCCCGATGTGGTCAGTCCTCCTGAACATTGAGGAAATGAAGTTGAAAAACCCCGGAAGATACCAG ATCATGAAGGAGAAGGGCAAGAGGTCATCTGAGCACATCCAGCGCATCGACCGGGACGTAAGCGGGACATTAAGGAAGCATATATTCTTCAGGGATCGATACGGAACCAA GCAGCGGGAACTACTCCACATCCTCCTGGCATATGAGGAGTACAACCCG GAGGTGGGCTACTGCAGGGACCTGAGCCACATCGCCGCCTTGTTCCTCCTCTATCTTCCTGAGGAGGATGCATTCTGGGCACTGGTGCAGCTGCTGGCCAGTGAGAGGCACTCCCTGCAGG GATTTCACAGCCCAAATGGCGGGACCGTCCAGGGGCTCCAAGACCAACAGGAGCATGTGGTAGCCACGTCACAACCCAAGACCATGGGGCATCAG GACAAGAAAGATCTATGTGGGCAGTGTTCCCCGTTAGGCTGCCTCATCCGGATATTGATTGACGGG ATCTCTCTCGGGCTCACCCTGCGCCTGTGGGACGTGTATCTGGTAGAAGGCGAACAGGCGTTGATGCCGATAACAAGAATCGCCTTTAAGGTTCAGCAGA AGCGCCTCACGAAGACGTCCAGGTGTGGCCCGTGGGCACGTTTTTGCAACCGGTTCGTTGATACCTGGGCCAGGGATGAGGACACTGTGCTCAAGCATCTTAGGGCCTCTATGAAGAAACTAACAAGAAAGAAGGGGGACGTGCCACCCCCAG CCAAACCCGAGCAAGGGTCGTCGGCATCCAGGCCTGTGCCGGCTTCACGTGGCGGGAAGACCCTCTGCAAGGGGGACAGACAGGCCCCTCCAGGCCCACCAGCCCGGTTCCCGCGGCCCATTTGGTCAGCTTCCCCGCCACGGGCACCTCGTTCTTCCACACCCTGTCCTGGTGGGGCTGTCCGGGAAGACACCTACCCTGTGGGCACTCAGGGTGTGCCCAGCCcggccctggctcagggaggaCCTCAGGGTTCCTGGAGATTCCTGCAGTGGAACTCCATGCCCCGCCTCCCAACCGACCTGGACGTAGAGGGCCCTTGGTTCCGCCATTATGATTTCAGACAGAGCTGCTGGGTCCGTGCCATATCCCAGGAGGACCAGCTGGCCCCCTGCTGGCAGGC TGAACACCCTGCGGAGCGGGTGAGATCGGCTTTCGCTGCACCCAGCACTGATTCCGACCAGGGCACCCCCTTCAGAGCTAGGGACGAACAGCAGtgtgctcccacctcagggccttgcCTCTGCGGCCTCCACTTGGAAAGTTCTCAGTTCCCTCCAGGCTTCTAG